The stretch of DNA CGGGGTCAGGATGCGACGCTGGTCGTCCTGGGCGCTGCCCGCCGGGCGAATCCCCGGGGTCACCAGTTGCAACGCCGGGTGGGCGGTCTTCAGCGCCTGCGCTTCCAGCGCCGAGCACACCAGGCCGTCCAGGCCAGCCTTTTGCGCCAGGGCCGCGAGGCGCAGCACTTGTTCCTGTGGCTCGATGTCCAGGCCGATGCCGGCCAGGTCTTCACGCTCCATGCTGGTCAGCACGGTCACGCCAATCAGCAGTGGCTTGGGGCCGCTGCGCTGATCGAGCACTTCACGGCACGCAGCCATCATGCGCAAGCCGCCGGAGCAGTGCACGTTGACCATCCACACGCCCATTTCGGCGGCGGCCTTGACCGCCATCGCGGTGGTGTTGGGGATGTCGTGGAATTTCAGGTCGAGGAACACCTCGAACCCTTTGTCACGCAAGGTGCCGACAATTTCGGCGGCACAACTGGTGAACAGTTCCTTGCCAACCTTGACCCGGCAAAGCTTGGGGTCCAACTGGTCAGCCAGCTTCAGTGCGGCGTCACGAGTGGGGTAATCCAGGGCGACGATGATAGGAGTCTGGCAGGCGGACATTGGAATGGGCTCTCAGGCAAGTCGAAATCGGCGCGGATTGTAGCGCAAGCAGCGGGTTTGCGGGATCCGATGATCGGTAATTCGCGATTTAGCCGCCAGATTGCGGGCTCCCGGGCAATTGTGTCGAAACAGATACATTCCCGACATGCCTGCAATACCCCCGAAGATTAGCCTCGCACACGTGAACCATCGTACAGAACTTCCAGCCCCGGGGCTGGGCGCCTATGCTGAACGCAACAACCTCTCCGCCGAGCTTCGGCCCGGCGGCCAACCAGGTAGATGATCGCACCATGCAAACCCTGACTCCTGTGCTGAATGACGATCAAAAAGCCTCGCTTGTCGGTGAAGACAAACGCTGGAATACCCGCGCACTGATTGTCGACGACGACGTGCCGATCCGCGAACTGCTGATCGATTACCTGGCGCGCTTCAATATCCTCGCCAGCGGCGTGACCGATGGCGCGGCCATGCGCCAGGCCATGCAAGCCGAGACCTTCGACGTGGTGGTGCTCGACCTGATGCTGCCGGGCGAAGACGGCCTGTCGCTGTGCCGCTGGCTGCGGGCAGAATCGGACATCCCGATCCTGATGCTCACCGCCCGCTGCGAACCTACCGACCGCATTATCGGCCTGGAACTGGGGGCCGACGACTACATGTCCAAGCCCTTCGAGCCCCGCGAACTGGTGGCCCGTATCCAGACCATCCTGCGTCGCGTGCGGGATGACCGCACTGAGCAACGGGCGAATATCCGCTTCGACAACTGGCGCCTCAACAGCGTACTGCGCCAACTGGTGGCCGACGATGGCCTGGTGGTGCCGCTGTCCAACGCCGAATTCCGCTTGCTGTGGGTGTTTATCGAGCGCCCGCGCCGAGTGTTGAGCCGCGAGCAATTGCTGGATGCGGCCCGTGGCCGTTCCATCGAAGCCTTTGATCGCAGCATTGACCTGCTGGTCTCACGCCTGCGCCAAAAACTCGGGGATGACCCCAAGGCCCCGCAGTTGATCAAGACCGTACGCGGTGAAGGCTACCTGTTCGACGCCCGAGATATCGGCTGATGCGCAACGCCTTCAACACCCTGTTCGGGCGGCTGTTCGGTGTGTTGCTGGTAGCGATTGTGCTGGCCCACGCGCTGGCATTCTTCTGGTTTCACCATTATGGCCCGCCGCCCCCTCCACCCCACGAGACCTTCATCGAGCAACCGGACGGCAGCCTGACGCCAATGCCCAAGGAGCATCGCCGTCCCTGGTTCGGCGGGCCTGTGGTGCCACTGACCTTCCAGTTTATCTCGCTGATCATCGCCGCCTGGTATGGCGCCAAGCTGCTCAGCCGGCCGATCCAGCGCCTGAGCGCCGCGGCCGAGCGCCTGAGCCTGGACCTCGACAGCCCACCGCTGAACGAGTCCGGCCCACGGGAGGCGCGGCAAGCGGCATCGACCTTCAACCTGATGCAAAAGCGCATCCGCGAACAGGTCACCCAGCGTGCCCGCATGCTGGGCGCCGTGTCCCACGACCTGCGCACGCCGCTGTCACGGCTCAAGCTGCGCCTGGAACAGATCGAAGACACCAAGCTGCAGGGCCAGATGCGCCAGGACCTGGACGACATGATCGGCATGCTCGACGCCACCCTGAGCTACCTGCACGAGCAGCGCACCAGCGAAACCCGGCATTGGCTGGATGTGCAGGCGCTGGTGGAGTCCCTGAGTGAAAACGCCCAGGACCGCGGCTCCGATGTGCAATGCAGTGGTGAGTGCGCGCCGCTGCAAGTGCAACCGATGGCCCTGCGTTCGTGCCTGAACAACCTGATCGACAACGCCCTGCGGTACGCCGGCACCGCGCGCATCGAACTCGCGGACACTCCGCAGGCGCTGGTGGTGAAGGTGATCGACCACGGCCCGGGCATTGCGGCGGATAAACGCGAGGCGGTGTTTGAACCGTTTTATCGGCTGGAAGGCTCGCGCAACCGCAATTCCGGTGGCGTGGGGTTGGGCATGACGATTTCCAAGGAAGCCGTGGAACGCCTCGGTGGACGGCTGAGCCTGGAGGAAACTCCGGGCGGCGGCCTTACCGCCGTAATGTGGCTGCCAAGGGCGTAGGAATGGTTCCTGCGCCCTGCAGGAACCATTACTGCCCGGTTTTATCTTCCCGCCGCACCTGAGCCTGGGTGGCACTCCAGTCGGTCAACAAGCTATACGCCACCGCCAGCAATGTCGGGCCGATAAACAGGCCGATAAAGCCGAACGCAATCAACCCGCCAAACACCCCCAGCAACACGATCACCAGCGGCAGGTTGCCGCCACGGCTGATCAGGTAGGGCTTGAGCACGTTGTCGACGCCGCTGATGATGAACGTGCCCCATACACCGAGGAACACCGCATAGGTGTAGTCGCCCTTCCAGGCGAGCCAGGCGGTGGCCGGAATCCAGATCAGCGGCGGGCCCATCGGAATCAGGCTGAGCAGGAACGTCACGATCCCCAGCACCAAAGCCCCCGGAACACCGGCAATCCAGAAGCCGATCAGCGCCAGCAAGGCCTGGGCGGCAGCGGTGCCGATCACACCGTTGACCACCCGCTGCACCGTACCCGCGACCAGTTCGATGTAATAACCCGCCCGGTCGCCGATCAACCGCTCCAGCAAGCGATGCACAAACATCGCCAGGCGCGGCCCGTCACGGTAGAAAAAGAACACGAACACCAGGCTCAGGGTCAGTTCCAGGATGCCGCCGCCGATCTGCGCACTGCGGGCCAGCAACCAGTTGCCGACCTGGCCCAGGTACGGTTTCAACGTGACCATCAGTGCCGCGCCCTGCTGGTCGATGCTGTCCCACATCGCCACCAATCGTTCGCCGACAAAGGGAATGGAGCCGAGCCAGGTGGGCGCCGCAGGCAAGCCATCCACCTGGATATCCTTGATCAGGCCCACGGCATCGCGCACATGGTCGGCCAGGTTGAACCCCAGCCAAACCAGCGGCAACGCCACCAATAGCATCCAGACCAGGGTCAGGATCCCGGCGGCCAGCGATTCGCGACCGCCCAGCCAGCGGGTGAGCAAGCGCATCACCGGCCAACTGGCAAACGCCAGTACCGCGCCCCAGAACAGCGCCGACCAGAACGGCGCCATCACCCAGAAGCTGGCACCAAACAACACCAGCAGCAGGATCTGCACCAGCAGGCGATCGTTATTGAGCATGTGGTTTCTCGAAAAGAAGTCTGTAAGAGGAAGAGCTTAGGCGAACGGCGCGGGTCCGTTCGCCCTGGAACGGTCAGCGTATCAGATGCAGGTGCAAACCCTTGGCTTCGGTGGTGCCGGTTTCCAGGCGCGCCGCACGTACGCCCTGATCGATCAAGCCCTGGCGCCATGCCTCGGCGGTGGGCCCGGTCAAACTGACCCGCAACGTGGCATCCAGGTTCAATCCGCGGGAAATAAGGGTGAGCCAGGTGGCGTCAGGCTCGGCGCCCAGCTTGGGGAAATCCAGCTCGCCGGTGCTTTTCAGTTCCCGCAGCAGCGTAGCGGAGGTCGGCAGCAAATCGCCCAACGGTGCGCTGGCGTCCATCTGTTCCACGTGCAGGTACGCCCGTCGATTGCCCCGGGTGATGCCGTACAACGCGACCAGGGAGTTGTCCTGCGGGGCCGCCAGGCGCAGCAGCAGGTATTCCTGCTGGCCGTCGGCGCCCACCAGCTTGGCATTGCCGAACACTTCATTGGCCCACAGGCTGCTTTCACCGCAATCACGGGCCTGGCACCAGAACAGCAGTTGCGCGCCCTGGGCCTGCAAGGCTTCGCGGGTGGCGGTAAAGGCGGCGCTGGAGGTGTGCTCGGCAGGCAGTTCGTAGGTGATGGCAGTGGCTTGGCCGCGGGCGGTGGCCTGGCCTTCATAGCGCAGCTGGCCGCTGATCTTGCGGATCGAGCCCAGCGGGTAGATACGTTCTTTCTCTTCGGCGGGACGGTAGTCGACGATCTGCGCGTCGACCTGACGGGCCACGGCGGGCAAGTCCTGGCTACCCGGTACGTCGGCGGCAAACACCAGCGGGCTGAAACAGCACAGCCCCAGAACACGGAAAAATCCCTTCGGCATACTCATCGGATCGGCGCGCCCTGGCCATTGGGGTGCGCTGCGGTGTTGAGATCGTTCATGGTTGACTCCCTTTCGATCCGCCCAGCCTCGGCAGTTGACCCCGCCAAGTCAAGGCGTGGAGAAGAACCGATTGAAACAGTCTGCAACAAGGGTAGCGCCTGGCTCGTCATTCAGGTGCAAATGATGGCCACCGGGCAAGGTAGTCACCTGGAACGTAAGCCCGGAAAGCAATTCGGAATGTTTCGCCAACATGCCGTCTTCGGCGACCACCAACTGTGTCGGACAGCCGACTCGGCGCACGAAGGCCATCGCCTGCTCTTCTGTCAGGCGCATGGGGGAGGCCAGGGTCAGGCGGCTGTCGCTGCGCCAGGTGTAACCACCCGGCACGGGCATCAAGCCACGCTGGGCCAGCAGTTCGGCGGCTTCACGACTGACTGCCACCACGCCTTTCATCCGCGCTTCCACCGCGCGATCAAGGGTGCTGTACACCGGCTTGCGCTTGTCCTGCAGGTTCATTTGCGCCTGCAACGCCATGCCGAGGCGTTCGGCGGCGTTGTCTGCGGTGCCGGTCGGCGGGATCACGCCATCAATCAATCCCAGGTGCGTCACCCGCTCCGGCAAGGCGCCGGCCAACACCAGGGAAACGATGGCGCCGAGGGAGTGGCCAAGTAATGCAAAACGTTTCCACCCGAGTTGTTCGGCGACTTGCAGCACGTCGTGGACGTAATCCCACAGGGAATAACCGGCGCCAACGGGGCGATGGGCCGAGTGACCATGGCCGGCCATGTCCAGCGCAACGATGCGCAGGCCATCGAGTTTCGGTGCCAGGCGGGCGAAGCTGTTGGCGTTGTCCAGCCAGCCATGCAGGGCAATCACCGGCAGGCCATCTTCAGGGCCGAACAGATGCGCCGCCAACTCGATGTGCGGCAGCGCCAGGCGGACTTCTTCGACGGGCGCAGTCATGCGCAACTGCGCTCGCGCTGGCGAGCTTCCCAACGGGCAAACAGGTTCTTGATCAAAGTGGCGGTGTCCTGTGGGCGTTCAAGGGGAAACATGTGGCCGCCGGGCATGGTCAGCATTTCGCCCATGGGCATGCGCCCCACGCCGCTGGCATGGTGACGCATCACCACCCGGCTCTGGCGACCACGCACCACCGCCAGCGGCACTTTCAGTTGCCGGGCCTGGCCGGGGCTGGTGTGGGGCACGCCGCGGTAGATGCTGATTTCGGTGGCCGGATCAAAGCGCAGGCGCAGGCGATCACCCACCGGCTCCAGGCCGTGTTGCAGGTAGGCATCAAAACAGTCGGGATCAAAGCCGCGAAACAAGGTCTTGCCAGCGAAGTACTGGCGCGCAGCCGCCAGGTCGGCGAACTCTTCACGACGGCCCAGGGTGCGCCCCGCCGGGGTCAGCCGGTCAATAAAGCCGAAACGCTTGGCCGCGCGGATCACCCAGCGATCGGCCAGGGTCAGTACCGGCGAATCCAGCATCACCACCCCGCGATACAGCTGCGGGCTACGCATGGCCGCATGCAGGTGCAGCACACCACCCAACGAATGGCCCACGCCCCACACCGGCTCCGGTTGTTGCTCAAGGTGGTGGATCAGTTCGTCCACCAGGTTCTGCCAATTGTCATCCACTGGAAACCGGGGGTCGTGACCGTGCTGCGGCAAATGCGCGACGGCGTACTCCGGGGCCAGGGCGGCAAACAATTTGCCGTAGGTCGCCGAAGGAAAGCCATTGGCGTGAGCGAAAAACACGTGCTGCGACATACCTGATCCATCACCGTAAACAGAGTGTTGATTCTCCCCAGACCCGGCAGTCACGGCAATGACTGTAACTGCCAGGAATGATGACACTCACGCCACGCCTATCGGGCCGGCGGCTTCTCCCCCAGCGGTACCACGGCCATGGTCAGGCGCGATACACAGCTGGCCTTGCCTTCATCGCTGGTCAGGCGGATGTCCCACACGTGGGTGGTGCGCCCGATATGAATCGGCTTGGCCACCGCCGTCACCCGCCCGCTGCGCAAGCCGCGCAGGTGGTTGGCGTTGATTTCCAGGCCCACGCAATAGAACTTGCTGGCGTCGATGCACAGGTAACTGGCCATGGAGCCCACGGTTTCCGCGAGTACCACCGACGCGCCGCCGTGCAGCAGGCCGTAGGGTTGATGGGTGCGGTGGTCGATCACCATGCTGGCCGTCAGGGACTCGTCGTCAAAACGTTCAAAGCGGATATCCAGTACTTCACCGATGGTGTTTTTCTGAATCGCATTCAGTTGCTCGATATTCGGTTGGGTGCGCCACAGGCTCATTGATCGGTCCTTATTGGTTTTATGTCAGTGCTCAATCCTGCCACAGCACGGCTTCGGAGCGCTCGCTCCAGGCCAGGAACTGCGACCCGTAGGCTGATTCAATCACGTTGCGCTTGATCTTCAAGGTCGGCGTGAGAAAACCGTTTTCCACCGCCCAACTGTCTTTCACCACCACCAGTTGGCGCAAGCGCTCATGTTTATCCAGCACCTGGTTGACCTCTTCCAGCAAGCGTTCAAGGCTGCCCTGCAAAGCCTGGCGCCCAGCGCCTGCGGCATCTTGCAGGCCCACGGCAGATAACACGCACAGGCCCATGGGCGCACTCAAGCCATCGCCCACCACGCACACCTGCTCGATGCGTGCATGTTCGGCCAGGCGGTTTTCAATCGGCGCCGGGGCCACGTATTTGCCTTTGCTGGTCTTGAAGATTTCCTTGAGCCGCCCGGTCAGCCGCAGGCGGCCATCGGTGCCCTGCTCGCCCTTGTCGCCGGTGCGCAGGAAGCCGTCGGCGGTGAGGGTCTCGGCAGTTTTTGCCGGGTCCTTGTAATAACCGAGCATGGTCGCGCCGCTGCGTACCTGGACTTCGCCGTCGTCACCGATGCGTACTTCGACGTCCGGGCATGGCGGGCCTATCCAGCCGAGTTTCTGCTGGCCGGGGCGGCACACGTGGGAGTAGCCGCAGCTTTCGGTCATGCCATAGACCTCCAGCACATCCAGGCCCAGCCGGCGATACCAGACCAACAGTGCTTCGGGCACGGGGGCTGCGCCGGAGATCGCCACGCGCACAGCGTCCAGGCCCAACCCGGCGAGTACTTTGTGGCCGACCCGCTTGCCGATGAAGGGCAGGCGCAGCAAGGTATCGAGGCGGCTTGCGGGGATTTTGCTATAGACGCCCATCTGGAATTTGGTCCAGATCCGCGGTACGCCGAACAGCGCTGTTGGCCTCGCCCGTTTGAGGTCTGTCAGAAAAGTGTCGAGGCTCTCGGCGAAAAATACTGTCTGT from Pseudomonas sp. NC02 encodes:
- the pyrF gene encoding orotidine-5'-phosphate decarboxylase, with amino-acid sequence MSACQTPIIVALDYPTRDAALKLADQLDPKLCRVKVGKELFTSCAAEIVGTLRDKGFEVFLDLKFHDIPNTTAMAVKAAAEMGVWMVNVHCSGGLRMMAACREVLDQRSGPKPLLIGVTVLTSMEREDLAGIGLDIEPQEQVLRLAALAQKAGLDGLVCSALEAQALKTAHPALQLVTPGIRPAGSAQDDQRRILTPRQALDAGSDYLVIGRPISQAADPAKALAAVVAEIA
- a CDS encoding response regulator; this translates as MQTLTPVLNDDQKASLVGEDKRWNTRALIVDDDVPIRELLIDYLARFNILASGVTDGAAMRQAMQAETFDVVVLDLMLPGEDGLSLCRWLRAESDIPILMLTARCEPTDRIIGLELGADDYMSKPFEPRELVARIQTILRRVRDDRTEQRANIRFDNWRLNSVLRQLVADDGLVVPLSNAEFRLLWVFIERPRRVLSREQLLDAARGRSIEAFDRSIDLLVSRLRQKLGDDPKAPQLIKTVRGEGYLFDARDIG
- a CDS encoding cell wall metabolism sensor histidine kinase WalK translates to MRNAFNTLFGRLFGVLLVAIVLAHALAFFWFHHYGPPPPPPHETFIEQPDGSLTPMPKEHRRPWFGGPVVPLTFQFISLIIAAWYGAKLLSRPIQRLSAAAERLSLDLDSPPLNESGPREARQAASTFNLMQKRIREQVTQRARMLGAVSHDLRTPLSRLKLRLEQIEDTKLQGQMRQDLDDMIGMLDATLSYLHEQRTSETRHWLDVQALVESLSENAQDRGSDVQCSGECAPLQVQPMALRSCLNNLIDNALRYAGTARIELADTPQALVVKVIDHGPGIAADKREAVFEPFYRLEGSRNRNSGGVGLGMTISKEAVERLGGRLSLEETPGGGLTAVMWLPRA
- a CDS encoding hotdog fold thioesterase — its product is MSLWRTQPNIEQLNAIQKNTIGEVLDIRFERFDDESLTASMVIDHRTHQPYGLLHGGASVVLAETVGSMASYLCIDASKFYCVGLEINANHLRGLRSGRVTAVAKPIHIGRTTHVWDIRLTSDEGKASCVSRLTMAVVPLGEKPPAR
- a CDS encoding alpha/beta hydrolase; the protein is MTAPVEEVRLALPHIELAAHLFGPEDGLPVIALHGWLDNANSFARLAPKLDGLRIVALDMAGHGHSAHRPVGAGYSLWDYVHDVLQVAEQLGWKRFALLGHSLGAIVSLVLAGALPERVTHLGLIDGVIPPTGTADNAAERLGMALQAQMNLQDKRKPVYSTLDRAVEARMKGVVAVSREAAELLAQRGLMPVPGGYTWRSDSRLTLASPMRLTEEQAMAFVRRVGCPTQLVVAEDGMLAKHSELLSGLTFQVTTLPGGHHLHLNDEPGATLVADCFNRFFSTP
- a CDS encoding AI-2E family transporter is translated as MLNNDRLLVQILLLVLFGASFWVMAPFWSALFWGAVLAFASWPVMRLLTRWLGGRESLAAGILTLVWMLLVALPLVWLGFNLADHVRDAVGLIKDIQVDGLPAAPTWLGSIPFVGERLVAMWDSIDQQGAALMVTLKPYLGQVGNWLLARSAQIGGGILELTLSLVFVFFFYRDGPRLAMFVHRLLERLIGDRAGYYIELVAGTVQRVVNGVIGTAAAQALLALIGFWIAGVPGALVLGIVTFLLSLIPMGPPLIWIPATAWLAWKGDYTYAVFLGVWGTFIISGVDNVLKPYLISRGGNLPLVIVLLGVFGGLIAFGFIGLFIGPTLLAVAYSLLTDWSATQAQVRREDKTGQ
- a CDS encoding alpha/beta fold hydrolase yields the protein MSQHVFFAHANGFPSATYGKLFAALAPEYAVAHLPQHGHDPRFPVDDNWQNLVDELIHHLEQQPEPVWGVGHSLGGVLHLHAAMRSPQLYRGVVMLDSPVLTLADRWVIRAAKRFGFIDRLTPAGRTLGRREEFADLAAARQYFAGKTLFRGFDPDCFDAYLQHGLEPVGDRLRLRFDPATEISIYRGVPHTSPGQARQLKVPLAVVRGRQSRVVMRHHASGVGRMPMGEMLTMPGGHMFPLERPQDTATLIKNLFARWEARQRERSCA
- a CDS encoding AMP-binding protein is translated as MSVAIRLPLQVFFDREARHPRQRFLVQPIKGGEVQTLTWAEAGHQARCAAHWLRARDLPQGSHIALISKNCAHWIIADLAIWMAGHVSVPLYPNLTADSVAHVLEHSEAALAFIGKLDDWPAMSAGVKADLPTISLPLCPDGEFDFTWADLQACSPIQDNPAPAASDLATIIYTSGTTGLPKGVMHSFGALAFAAIRGTELFGLGEGDRLLSYLPLCHVAERMFVEMASIYTGQTVFFAESLDTFLTDLKRARPTALFGVPRIWTKFQMGVYSKIPASRLDTLLRLPFIGKRVGHKVLAGLGLDAVRVAISGAAPVPEALLVWYRRLGLDVLEVYGMTESCGYSHVCRPGQQKLGWIGPPCPDVEVRIGDDGEVQVRSGATMLGYYKDPAKTAETLTADGFLRTGDKGEQGTDGRLRLTGRLKEIFKTSKGKYVAPAPIENRLAEHARIEQVCVVGDGLSAPMGLCVLSAVGLQDAAGAGRQALQGSLERLLEEVNQVLDKHERLRQLVVVKDSWAVENGFLTPTLKIKRNVIESAYGSQFLAWSERSEAVLWQD
- a CDS encoding DUF4892 domain-containing protein — translated: MSMPKGFFRVLGLCCFSPLVFAADVPGSQDLPAVARQVDAQIVDYRPAEEKERIYPLGSIRKISGQLRYEGQATARGQATAITYELPAEHTSSAAFTATREALQAQGAQLLFWCQARDCGESSLWANEVFGNAKLVGADGQQEYLLLRLAAPQDNSLVALYGITRGNRRAYLHVEQMDASAPLGDLLPTSATLLRELKSTGELDFPKLGAEPDATWLTLISRGLNLDATLRVSLTGPTAEAWRQGLIDQGVRAARLETGTTEAKGLHLHLIR